One Sus scrofa isolate TJ Tabasco breed Duroc chromosome 10, Sscrofa11.1, whole genome shotgun sequence genomic window carries:
- the SLC28A3 gene encoding solute carrier family 28 member 3 isoform X1, with the protein MSSKNSVELQRMVALRDEGCRNPGFQNDEICVESQNTSGNDNSLRSRVVQNREDENGKQDEEQVTIEEDSPRKEEEEEDQETHQKGCLENKCGTVYDFYREHKTTLQYILRGILLAGYLALVIAACVLNFHRALPLFVITVVVIFFVVWDRFMAKYESQIDKFLSPGRKLLDSHWFWLKWVTWGSLILGVILWLIFDTAKLGQQQLVSFGGLIMYISLTFLFSKHPTKVSWRPVFWGIGLQFLLGLLILRTKPGFIAFDWLGKQVQTFLEYTDAGALFVFGEKYTDHFFAFKVLPIVVFFSTVMSMLYYLGLMQWVVRKVGWVMLVTMGTSPTESVVASGNIFIGQTESPLLVRPYLPYVTRSELHAVMTTGFATIAGSVLGAYISFGISSSHLITSSVMAAPAALAISKLFWPETEKPKITLKNAMKMENGDSRNLLEAATNGASSSISLVANIAVNLIAFLALLSFVNSALSWFGNMFDYPQLSFEIICSYVFMPFSFMMGVDWQDTFMVAKLMGYKTFFNEFVAYQKLSELIHLRQAGGPKFVDGVQQYISIRSETIATYALCSFANIGSLGIAIGGLTSIAPSRKRDISSVAVRALIAGTIASFMTASIAGILINTPVDINCHHILENAFNSSLVRDTTNVVSCCQSLLSSTVAKGPGEIISAGNYSLYSLKDCCKLLTPSTLNCSWIPNAF; encoded by the exons GATGAAGAGCAAGTCACCATTGAGGAGGATTCtccaaggaaggaggaagaggaggaagatcaAGAGACACATCAAAAAGG GTGCCTGGAAAACAAGTGCGGCACAGTTTATGATTTTTACAGGGAACACAAAACAACCCTTCAGTATATCCTCAGGGGCATTTTACTAGCAG GGTACCTGGCCCTGGTGATTGCAGCCTGCGTGCTGAACTTCCACAGAGCCCTTCCTCTTTTCGTGATCACAGTGGTCGTCATCTTCTTTGTGGTCTGGGATCGCTTCATGGCCAAATATGAGTCGCAGATCGATAAGTTCCTGTCTCCTGGCAGAAAGCTTCTGGACAGCCACTGGTTCTGGCTGAAGTG GGTGACTTGGGGCTCCCTGATCCTGGGAGTTATTTTGTGGCTGATCTTCGACACCGCCAAACTGGGCCAACAGCAGCTCGTGTCCTTCGGTGGACTCATAATGTACATCAGCCTGACATTTCTGTTTTCCAAGCACCCAACCAAA GTTTCCTGGAGACCCGTCTTTTGGGGAATTGGGTTACAGTTTCTTCTTGGACTTTTGATACTAAGGACTAAACCTGGATTTATAGCTTTTGATTGGTTGGGCAAACAAGTTCAG ACGTTCTTGGAGTACACCGACGCTGGCGCTTTGTTTGTCTTCGGCGAGAAATATACAGaccatttttttgcatttaag gtCCTGCCAATCGTGGTTTTCTTCAGCACTGTGATGTCCATGCTGTACTACCTCGGATTGATGCAGTGGGTCGTTAGAAAG gtggGATGGGTAATGCTAGTGACTATGGGAACATCTCCTACTGAATCTGTAGTTGCTTCTGGCAATATATTTATTGGACAG ACAGAGTCTCCACTGCTGGTCCGACCATATTTACCCTATGTCACCAGGTCTGAACTCCACGCAGTCATGACTACTGGGTTCGCTACCATTGCCGGAAGCGTCTTAGGTGCATACATTTCTTTTGGG ATTTCATCCTCTCACTTGATAACTTCTTCAgttatggcagcacctgcagcactggctatttctaaacttttttgGCCTGAGacagaaaaacctaaaataaccCTCAAGAAtgccatgaaaatggaaaatgg TGATTCAAGGAATCTCCTCGAAGCTGCAACTAATGGAGCATCCTCATCCATTTCCCTGGTGGCAAATATCGCTGTGAATCTGATTGCCTTCCTGGCCCTGTTGTCTTTTGTGAATTCAGCCCTGTCCTGGTTTGGAAACATGTTTGACTACCCACAGCTGAGTTTTGAG aTAATATGCTCCTATGTCTTCATGCCCTTTTCCTTCATGATGGGAGTAGACTGGCAAGACACTTTTATGGTTGCCAAACTCATGGGTTATAAGACATTCTTCAACGAATTTGTGGCTTATCAGAAACTCTCGGAATTGATCCATTTAAGGCAAGCAGGTGGACCCAAATTTGTGGATGGTGTGCAGCAATATATATCA ATTCGTTCTGAGACCATTGCCACTTATGCTCTCTGCAGCTTTGCCAATATCGGTTCCCTAGGAATAGCGATCGGTGGACTCA CATCCATAGCCCCTTCCAGAAAGCGTGACATCTCCTCAGTGGCAGTGAGAGCTCTGATTGCGGGGACCATTGCCAGCTTCATGACAGCCTCCATCGCAG GCATACTCATCAACACTCCTGTAGACATCAACTGTCATCACATTTTGGAGAATGCCTTCAACTCCAGCTTAGTTAGAGACACAACCAATGTAGTATCTTGTTGCCAGAGTCTATTGAgcag CACTGTGGCCAAGGGCCCTGGTGAGATCATCTCAGCAGGAAACTATAGCCTGTACTCGTTGAAGGACTGCTGCAAATTGCTGACTCCGTCGACGCTGAACTGCAGTTGGATCCCTAATGCATTTTGA
- the SLC28A3 gene encoding solute carrier family 28 member 3 (The RefSeq protein has 1 substitution compared to this genomic sequence) produces MSSKNSVELQRMVALRDEGCRNPGFQNDEICVESQNTSGNDNSLRSRVVQNREDENGKQDEEQVTIEEDSPRKEEEEEDQETHQKGCLENKCGTVYDFYREHKTTLQYILRGILLAGYLALVIAACVLNFHRALPLFVITVVVIFFVVWDRFMAKYESQIDKFLSPGRKLLDSHWFWLKWVTWGSLILGVILWLIFDTAKLGQQQLVSFGGLIMYISLTFLFSKHPTKVSWRPVFWGIGLQFLLGLLILRTKPGFIAFDWLGKQVQTFLEYTDAGALFVFGEKYTDHFFAFKVPPIVVFFSTVMSMLYYLGLMQWVVRKVGWVMLVTMGTSPTESVVASGNIFIGQTESPLLVRPYLPYVTRSELHAVMTTGFATIAGSVLGAYISFGISSSHLITSSVMAAPAALAISKLFWPETEKPKITLKNAMKMENGDSRNLLEAATNGASSSISLVANIAVNLIAFLALLSFVNSALSWFGNMFDYPQLSFEIICSYVFMPFSFMMGVDWQDTFMVAKLMGYKTFFNEFVAYQKLSELIHLRQAGGPKFVDGVQQYISIRSETIATYALCSFANIGSLGIAIGGLTSIAPSRKRDISSVAVRALIAGTIASFMTASIAGILINTPVDINCHHILENAFNSSLVRDTTNVVSCCQSLLSSTVAKGPGEIISAGNYSLYSLKDCCKLLTPSTLNCSWIPNAF; encoded by the exons GATGAAGAGCAAGTCACCATTGAGGAGGATTCtccaaggaaggaggaagaggaggaagatcaAGAGACACATCAAAAAGG GTGCCTGGAAAACAAGTGCGGCACAGTTTATGATTTTTACAGGGAACACAAAACAACCCTTCAGTATATCCTCAGGGGCATTTTACTAGCAG GGTACCTGGCCCTGGTGATTGCAGCCTGCGTGCTGAACTTCCACAGAGCCCTTCCTCTTTTCGTGATCACAGTGGTCGTCATCTTCTTTGTGGTCTGGGATCGCTTCATGGCCAAATATGAGTCGCAGATCGATAAGTTCCTGTCTCCTGGCAGAAAGCTTCTGGACAGCCACTGGTTCTGGCTGAAGTG GGTGACTTGGGGCTCCCTGATCCTGGGAGTTATTTTGTGGCTGATCTTCGACACCGCCAAACTGGGCCAACAGCAGCTCGTGTCCTTCGGTGGACTCATAATGTACATCAGCCTGACATTTCTGTTTTCCAAGCACCCAACCAAA GTTTCCTGGAGACCCGTCTTTTGGGGAATTGGGTTACAGTTTCTTCTTGGACTTTTGATACTAAGGACTAAACCTGGATTTATAGCTTTTGATTGGTTGGGCAAACAAGTTCAG ACGTTCTTGGAGTACACCGACGCTGGCGCTTTGTTTGTCTTCGGCGAGAAATATACAGaccatttttttgcatttaag gtCCTGCCAATCGTGGTTTTCTTCAGCACTGTGATGTCCATGCTGTACTACCTCGGATTGATGCAGTGGGTCGTTAGAAAG gtggGATGGGTAATGCTAGTGACTATGGGAACATCTCCTACTGAATCTGTAGTTGCTTCTGGCAATATATTTATTGGACAG ACAGAGTCTCCACTGCTGGTCCGACCATATTTACCCTATGTCACCAGGTCTGAACTCCACGCAGTCATGACTACTGGGTTCGCTACCATTGCCGGAAGCGTCTTAGGTGCATACATTTCTTTTGGG ATTTCATCCTCTCACTTGATAACTTCTTCAgttatggcagcacctgcagcactggctatttctaaacttttttgGCCTGAGacagaaaaacctaaaataaccCTCAAGAAtgccatgaaaatggaaaatgg TGATTCAAGGAATCTCCTCGAAGCTGCAACTAATGGAGCATCCTCATCCATTTCCCTGGTGGCAAATATCGCTGTGAATCTGATTGCCTTCCTGGCCCTGTTGTCTTTTGTGAATTCAGCCCTGTCCTGGTTTGGAAACATGTTTGACTACCCACAGCTGAGTTTTGAG aTAATATGCTCCTATGTCTTCATGCCCTTTTCCTTCATGATGGGAGTAGACTGGCAAGACACTTTTATGGTTGCCAAACTCATGGGTTATAAGACATTCTTCAACGAATTTGTGGCTTATCAGAAACTCTCGGAATTGATCCATTTAAGGCAAGCAGGTGGACCCAAATTTGTGGATGGTGTGCAGCAATATATATCA ATTCGTTCTGAGACCATTGCCACTTATGCTCTCTGCAGCTTTGCCAATATCGGTTCCCTAGGAATAGCGATCGGTGGACTCA CATCCATAGCCCCTTCCAGAAAGCGTGACATCTCCTCAGTGGCAGTGAGAGCTCTGATTGCGGGGACCATTGCCAGCTTCATGACAGCCTCCATCGCAG GCATACTCATCAACACTCCTGTAGACATCAACTGTCATCACATTTTGGAGAATGCCTTCAACTCCAGCTTAGTTAGAGACACAACCAATGTAGTATCTTGTTGCCAGAGTCTATTGAgcag CACTGTGGCCAAGGGCCCTGGTGAGATCATCTCAGCAGGAAACTATAGCCTGTACTCGTTGAAGGACTGCTGCAAATTGCTGACTCCGTCGACGCTGAACTGCAGTTGGATCCCTAATGCATTTTGA